From Rutidosis leptorrhynchoides isolate AG116_Rl617_1_P2 chromosome 3, CSIRO_AGI_Rlap_v1, whole genome shotgun sequence, a single genomic window includes:
- the LOC139900931 gene encoding uncharacterized protein, whose protein sequence is MDTLFGGKIVVFGGDFRQILPVIQKGTRQDIVAASLNSSYLWSHVTVLKLTVNMRLGGIATSSTDVDTRKFAEWILDIGNGNVDESEDGVFDIKVPEDLLITDSVDPVSSLISTVYPEYLLNLSNPQYYQQRAILAPTHEVVDIINDRMMHCLEGEERSYLSSDSICASQRDTDFNSELYNTDFLNSIEVGGLPKHNLRLKVGVPVMFLRNVDQAGGMCNSTRLQVTELREIIIKAKILTGTNVGKITAISRMLIVPTDKRIPFRFQRRQYPLSVCCTMTINKSQGQSLEHVGLFLPKPVFSHGQLYVALSRPESIAGGLNRYRNVIIAVKRSRTNQKRMQEKKKKENGSGVVKLWVLMVMIIGNGLMVRGFGGDGEVVVYLGD, encoded by the exons ATGGATACTCTATTTGGGGGTAAAATTGTTGTGTTTGGTGGTGATTTTCGACAAATATTACCTGTCATTCAAAAGGGTACAAGACAAGATATAGTTGCTGCATCACTCAATTCCTCCTATTTATGGAGTCATGTTACTGTTTTGAAACTCACAGTTAACATGAGATTGGGTGGAATTGCAACATCTTCAACTGATGTCGATACTAGAAAGTTTGCTGAATGGATACTAGACATAGGCAATGGGAATGTCGATGAATCTGAAGACGGGGTTTTTGATATTAAGGTTCCAGAAGATCTTTTGATAACTGATTCTGTTGATCCAGTCAGTTCTTTGATCTCAACTGTTTATCCTGAATATCTTCTTAATCTTTCCAATCCACAATATTATCAACAACGTGCTATTCTTGCTCCAACTCATGAAGTTGTGGACATCATTAATGATAGAATGATGCATTGTTTGGAAGGTGAAGAAAGGTCCTATTTGAGCTCGGATAGTATATGTGCGTCACAAAGAGACACTGACTTCAATAGTGAACTATACAATACTGATTTTTTAAATAGTATTGAAGTTGGTGGATTACCAAAGCACAATCTAAGGCTGAAAGTTGGTGTGCCAGTTATGTTCCTTCGAAATGTCGATCAAGCTGGAGGTATGTGTAACAGTACACGGTTACAAGTTACAGAATtaagggaaataattatcaaagcaAAAATTTTAACCGGTACAAACGTGGGGAAAATAACAGCTATATCACGTATGCTAATCGTTCCTACGGACAAGAGAATACCATTTAGATTCCAAAGAAGACAATATCCGTTGTCGGTGTGCTGTACAATGACCATAAATAAAAGTCAAGGACAATCACTCGAGCATGTCGGTTTATTTCTACCAAAACCTGTCTTTAGTCATGGACAACTATATGTTGCACTTTCACGG CCGGAATCTATTGCAGGTGGGTTGAATAGATATAGAAACGTGATTATAGCAGTAAAAAGAAGTAGAAC aaACCAGAAACGGAtgcaagaaaaaaagaaaaaagaaaatggaAGTGGGGTGGTTAAGTTATGGGTCTTGATGGTGATGATTATAGGTAACGGTTTAATGGTTCGTGGTTTTGGTGGTGACGGAGAGGTGGTGGTTTATTTGGGCGATTGA
- the LOC139900932 gene encoding uncharacterized protein — protein MWRIFSFDIHHHSPLVIRLPFHLEGEQQIIFDEDEVIEDVVEKPSVNTSMFLEWMKCNVVNQEACSLTYVDFPKKFIWDKSNRVWRLRKIKSGAIGRIHHVAPGSGDLFYLRILLNKVKGPTSCQDIWTVDGILFDNFKDACYHLGLLGDDKEYIEAIKEAFFGEGGHFVRNLFAQLLLNNTMSTQIGIELLKDLTLQEIERLLQRNGSSLRSFSSMPVPSYNTRNISENHLIIDELSYDKSTFEVEHSHFITLTAALRSQGEIVLNVATGGIAALLLSGGRTAHSRFRISLHPTDESFCTITPDSNLAELIRRGKLIIWDEAPMVTRLCVEALD, from the exons ATGTGGAGAATTTTCTCATTCGATATACATCATCATAGCCCGTTAGTTATAAGACTACCGTTCCATTTGGAGGGAGAACAACaaataatttttgatgaagatgaagtaATAGAAGATGTAGTAGAAAAACCATCTGTCAATACATCAATGTTTCTTGAATGGATGAAGTGTAATGTTGTCAACCAAGAAGCATGTTCGTTGACTTATGTTGATTTTccaaagaagttcatttgggacaaAAGCAACAGGGTTTGGAGGTTGCGCAAAATTAAAAGCGGTGCAATTGGACGGATTCATCATGTCGCACCAGGATCTGGTGATCTTTTTTATCTTAGAATTCTACTAAACAAAGTTAAAGGTCCAACTTCGTGTCAAGATATCTGGACGGTAGATGGTATCCTATTTGATAACTTCAAAGATGCTTGCTACCATTTAGGTTTATTGGGTGATGATAAGGAGTATATAGAAGCTATTAAAGAGGCTTTTTTTGGCGAGGGTGGACATTTTGTTCGAAATTTATTCGCACAATTACTGTTAAATAACACTATGA GCACACAGATTGGGATCGAACTTTTGAAAGATTTGACTTTACAAGAGATCGAAAGATTACTTCAGCGTAATGGTAGTTCATTGAGAAGTTTTAGTTCCATGCCTGTCCCATCATATAATACAAGGAATATTTCTGAAAACCATCTTATTATAGATGAGCTATCATACGACAAAAGTACATTTGAAGTTGAACATTCGCATTTCATTACACTAACTGCTGCATTAAGAAGTCAAGGAGAAATTGTTTTAAATGTTGCTACAGGTGGCATTGCAGCTTTATTGTTATCTGGAGGTCGGACCGCTCATTCACGTTTTAGAATATCACTACACCCGACAGATGAGTCCTTTTGTACGATTACTCCGGACAGCAATTTGGCAGAGCTCATTAGGAGGGGAAAACTTATTATTTGGGATGAGGCCCCAATGGTGACTAGGCTGTGTGTTGAAGCATTGGATTGA